A single region of the Streptomyces sp. NBC_01381 genome encodes:
- a CDS encoding isocitrate lyase/phosphoenolpyruvate mutase family protein, which yields MSLVDDFRTLHHGRAPGDPLVLPGPWDAASARLFEEVGFPALATPSAGVAASLGYADGSVPPDEMFAAVRRIVRSVSVPVSADIEDGYGLPPKELVERLLETGAVGCNLEDSSDGVLKDPREQADWLAEVRSVADGRVFINARVDTFVRGVADPGQAVERARLYVAAGADCVYPIFAPPEVLPRLLADIEGPVNAGAHPHGPDLRKLGELGVTRITFGPGLLIRATEALREIAGQLRQA from the coding sequence ATGAGCCTCGTCGACGACTTCAGGACGCTGCACCACGGGCGCGCGCCCGGTGACCCGCTCGTCCTGCCAGGACCCTGGGACGCGGCAAGCGCGCGGCTCTTCGAGGAGGTCGGATTCCCGGCTTTGGCCACGCCGAGCGCGGGGGTCGCCGCGTCGCTGGGGTACGCGGACGGATCGGTGCCGCCGGACGAGATGTTCGCGGCGGTGCGCAGGATCGTGCGGTCGGTGTCCGTGCCGGTGTCCGCGGACATCGAGGACGGCTACGGCCTGCCGCCCAAGGAGCTGGTGGAGCGGCTCCTGGAGACGGGCGCGGTGGGCTGCAACCTGGAGGACTCGTCGGACGGGGTTCTCAAGGATCCGCGCGAGCAGGCGGACTGGCTGGCGGAGGTGCGTTCCGTCGCGGACGGGCGGGTGTTCATCAACGCCCGTGTGGACACGTTCGTCCGGGGTGTCGCCGACCCCGGGCAGGCCGTCGAACGGGCCCGGCTCTACGTGGCGGCGGGCGCGGACTGCGTCTATCCGATCTTCGCGCCGCCCGAGGTGCTGCCGCGGCTCCTCGCGGACATCGAGGGCCCCGTCAACGCGGGCGCGCACCCGCACGGCCCGGACCTGCGGAAGCTGGGTGAACTGGGCGTCACTCGGATCACGTTCGGGCCCGGCCTGCTGATCCGGGCGACGGAGGCACTGCGGGAGATCGCCGGACAGCTGCGCCAGGCGTGA
- a CDS encoding carboxymuconolactone decarboxylase family protein, whose amino-acid sequence MSPRTTYLDKGVGRAMSALSAAAKKGLADPVLAELVMMRASQINACAFCLDMHVDLAVQAGESAKRIALLNAWEEAGELFGERERAALALTEAITVLTDGFVPDATYEQAAKHFDEAELAHLIGLIAVINSWNRLMVSRRIEPGGYTP is encoded by the coding sequence GTGAGCCCTCGTACGACCTACTTGGACAAGGGCGTCGGCCGCGCGATGTCCGCACTGAGCGCGGCCGCCAAGAAGGGGCTCGCCGACCCCGTGCTCGCCGAGCTGGTGATGATGCGGGCCTCGCAGATCAACGCGTGCGCGTTCTGCCTGGACATGCATGTGGACCTCGCCGTGCAGGCCGGCGAGAGCGCCAAGCGCATCGCGCTGCTCAACGCCTGGGAAGAAGCCGGGGAGTTGTTCGGCGAGCGCGAGCGTGCGGCGCTCGCGCTCACCGAGGCGATCACGGTCCTCACGGACGGTTTCGTGCCCGACGCGACGTACGAGCAGGCGGCCAAGCACTTCGACGAAGCCGAACTCGCCCATCTCATCGGCCTGATCGCCGTCATCAACAGCTGGAACCGGCTGATGGTCAGCCGCCGCATCGAGCCCGGAGGGTATACGCCATGA
- a CDS encoding carboxymuconolactone decarboxylase family protein has product MTTNDSTPAQTAQPTQPKEYLHEHTPRLAWSAHAPEVFKAMIRLDAAARKGLDPVVFELVKIRASQINHCALCLDMHTKDALAAGESVERIIQLSAWEESQHFYTAKEIAAIELTEAITVLTDGFVPDEVYEKAAKQFDEAELTQLIAAITVINAWNRFGVSTRQVPGHYKAGDAK; this is encoded by the coding sequence ATGACGACGAACGACAGCACCCCCGCACAGACGGCGCAGCCCACGCAGCCCAAGGAATACCTGCACGAGCACACCCCCCGCCTCGCCTGGTCCGCGCACGCCCCCGAAGTCTTCAAGGCGATGATCCGGCTCGACGCGGCCGCCCGTAAGGGCCTCGACCCGGTGGTCTTCGAGCTCGTCAAGATCCGCGCCTCGCAGATCAACCACTGCGCGCTCTGCCTCGACATGCACACGAAGGACGCGCTCGCCGCCGGCGAGAGCGTCGAGCGGATCATCCAGCTCAGCGCGTGGGAGGAGTCGCAGCACTTCTACACCGCCAAGGAGATCGCGGCGATCGAGCTGACCGAGGCGATCACCGTCCTGACCGACGGTTTCGTGCCGGACGAGGTGTACGAGAAGGCCGCGAAGCAGTTCGACGAGGCGGAGCTGACCCAGCTCATCGCCGCGATCACGGTGATCAACGCGTGGAACCGCTTCGGCGTCTCCACGCGGCAGGTGCCGGGCCACTACAAGGCGGGGGACGCCAAGTGA
- a CDS encoding PLP-dependent aminotransferase family protein translates to MEDSWATLGVDLHLDTGDEATHSGVRKGLTDALREAVRGGRLAPGTRLPSSRSLAVDLGIARNTVADAYADLVAEGWLTARQGSGTRVAERTVPRPAAPARPRRVSGAPTYDLMPGTPDLASFPRAEWLKAARRALNAAPNDALGYGDPRGRIELRTALADYLARARGVHADPDRIVICAGFAHGLKLLGEVLRARRLREVAVEPYGLDAHWELLRRAGLRTSPLTFDELGTSTAELGPGSAKVALLTPAHQFPMGVPLHPDRRAAAVDWARRTGGLILEDDYDGEFRYDRQPVGALQGLDPDRVVYLGTASKSLAPGLRLGWMVLPAPVAAEVIEAKGSTDWTCGVLDQLTLAEFITSGAYDRHVRGARLRYRRRRDQLVAALASRAPEVRVSGIAAGLHAVLELPAGTERSVVQAASWQRLALQGIEQFRHPAARVALRDALVVGYGTPPDHAWAGALDALCRVLP, encoded by the coding sequence ATGGAAGATTCATGGGCCACTTTGGGCGTCGACCTCCACCTGGATACGGGCGATGAGGCGACGCACTCCGGTGTACGCAAGGGGCTCACGGACGCCCTGCGCGAGGCGGTGCGCGGCGGGCGCCTGGCCCCCGGCACCCGGCTGCCCTCCTCCCGGTCGCTCGCCGTCGACCTGGGCATCGCGCGCAACACGGTCGCCGACGCGTACGCGGACCTGGTCGCCGAGGGGTGGCTCACCGCGCGGCAGGGGTCGGGGACCCGGGTCGCGGAGCGTACGGTCCCGCGTCCCGCGGCGCCCGCGCGGCCCCGCCGGGTCAGCGGCGCGCCGACGTACGACCTGATGCCGGGCACCCCGGACCTCGCGTCCTTCCCCCGCGCCGAATGGCTCAAGGCCGCCCGCCGCGCGCTGAACGCCGCGCCGAACGACGCGCTCGGCTACGGCGATCCGCGCGGCCGGATCGAACTGCGCACCGCCCTCGCGGACTACCTCGCGCGGGCGCGGGGCGTGCACGCGGACCCGGACCGCATCGTCATCTGCGCCGGGTTCGCACACGGACTGAAGCTCCTCGGCGAGGTGCTGCGGGCGCGTCGGCTGCGGGAGGTGGCGGTGGAGCCGTACGGACTCGACGCCCACTGGGAGCTGCTGAGGCGGGCGGGGCTGCGGACAAGTCCGCTGACCTTCGACGAACTGGGCACCTCCACCGCCGAGTTGGGCCCCGGCTCGGCGAAGGTGGCGCTGCTCACCCCCGCGCACCAGTTCCCGATGGGCGTACCGCTGCACCCCGACCGGCGTGCGGCCGCCGTCGACTGGGCGCGGCGCACGGGCGGGCTGATCCTGGAGGACGACTACGACGGGGAGTTCCGCTACGACCGGCAGCCGGTGGGCGCGCTGCAGGGGCTCGACCCCGACCGCGTGGTCTACCTCGGCACGGCGAGCAAGTCCCTGGCCCCCGGCCTCCGGCTCGGCTGGATGGTCCTGCCCGCGCCGGTCGCCGCGGAGGTCATCGAGGCGAAGGGCAGCACCGACTGGACGTGCGGAGTGCTTGATCAGCTGACCCTCGCGGAGTTCATCACGTCCGGTGCGTACGACCGTCATGTGCGCGGCGCACGGCTGCGCTACCGCCGTCGCCGCGACCAACTGGTCGCCGCGCTGGCCTCGCGGGCGCCGGAGGTGCGGGTGTCGGGGATCGCGGCGGGCCTGCACGCGGTCCTCGAACTCCCGGCGGGCACGGAGCGCTCGGTGGTGCAGGCGGCGAGCTGGCAACGACTGGCCCTGCAGGGGATCGAGCAGTTCCGGCATCCCGCGGCGCGGGTCGCTCTGCGGGATGCGCTGGTGGTGGGTTATGGGACGCCGCCGGATCACGCGTGGGCGGGCGCCCTGGACGCGTTGTGCAGGGTGCTGCCGTAG